In Geobacillus kaustophilus, a genomic segment contains:
- a CDS encoding lipopolysaccharide biosynthesis protein has product MQFIKNALRVVFSNLILLLSNVVLGLILPTFLSVESYGEYRLFLFYAGYIGLLHFGFIDAMYLKYGGINRDLVNKQVLRKEHDVFFLYQLAIATIIFLGAFLFKNIFYILFALSVLPLNVGSFHKLFYQATGQFKKYSYISITSTLINLLLISLLLFFRERSATSYILFTVVTYLIVYIIMEVDFYKYTRGIKAKGQVSILKYNKVGIFILVGNICVLLISSIGSWIVQLFFGIKNFAYYSFAVSMMNMVLLIINGVGLTFYNYIAKNEDKDTLILIKDILLIIGALAGCIYFILDFIVKLLLSKYEVALSIIAISFTTFPYLMVINVIILNIYKARKQEKKYLKVVLTVFVVGIILNGLAFLLFRSMDSIAFATLLSYIVWYIYSIFIDFNYLKGTKREIFFLEVHGITFLISANYFTWYYGLLFYFCIMFLLSIVLYRKSIAWLLSKIKNTKN; this is encoded by the coding sequence ATGCAGTTTATTAAGAATGCGCTTAGAGTAGTTTTTTCTAATTTAATATTATTATTATCTAACGTTGTTTTAGGATTAATTCTTCCTACCTTTTTAAGTGTAGAGAGTTATGGAGAGTATCGACTTTTTTTATTTTATGCTGGATATATTGGTTTACTCCATTTTGGATTTATAGATGCAATGTATTTAAAATATGGTGGAATAAATAGAGACCTAGTTAATAAGCAAGTGTTAAGAAAAGAGCACGATGTATTTTTTTTGTATCAATTAGCAATTGCTACAATTATATTTTTAGGAGCCTTTCTATTTAAAAATATTTTTTATATTTTATTTGCTCTTTCAGTATTACCGTTAAATGTTGGATCATTCCATAAATTATTTTATCAAGCTACTGGCCAATTTAAAAAATACTCCTATATAAGTATAACGTCCACCCTAATAAATTTACTATTAATTAGCTTGTTACTTTTTTTTAGAGAGAGAAGTGCTACCAGTTATATATTATTTACAGTGGTGACATATTTAATTGTATATATAATAATGGAGGTGGATTTTTACAAATATACAAGAGGGATAAAAGCTAAGGGACAAGTAAGTATATTAAAATATAATAAAGTAGGCATTTTTATTCTAGTTGGAAATATATGTGTTTTGTTAATTTCCTCTATTGGAAGCTGGATTGTTCAATTATTTTTTGGAATAAAAAATTTCGCTTATTATTCATTTGCAGTCTCTATGATGAATATGGTTTTACTCATTATTAACGGAGTAGGTTTAACATTTTATAACTATATTGCCAAGAATGAAGATAAGGATACGTTAATATTAATAAAAGACATCTTACTAATAATCGGAGCGTTGGCAGGATGTATTTACTTTATTTTAGATTTTATTGTCAAATTGTTGTTATCCAAATATGAGGTAGCGCTAAGTATAATCGCAATATCATTTACAACATTTCCATACTTGATGGTTATAAATGTAATAATATTAAATATTTATAAAGCTAGGAAACAGGAGAAAAAGTACTTAAAGGTAGTTCTTACGGTTTTTGTTGTAGGAATAATACTTAACGGCTTAGCGTTCCTATTGTTTCGCTCTATGGATTCAATTGCATTTGCAACTTTACTATCATATATAGTTTGGTATATCTATTCCATTTTTATTGATTTTAATTACTTAAAAGGCACAAAAAGAGAAATATTTTTTTTGGAAGTACATGGTATAACATTCTTAATAAGTGCTAATTATTTTACTTGGTATTATGGTTTATTATTTTATTTTTGTATAATGTTTCTTTTATCGATAGTTTTATATCGAAAAAGTATAGCATGGTTACTATCTAAAATAAAAAATACAAAAAATTAA
- a CDS encoding HAD family hydrolase yields the protein MKIALFDVCGTIFHSNTTFDFLEYYLKNNKTFRVFNKIRKSIILKITNHLIYKLTKIDLMRLIATRFLNGSSLEDIQKASKEFVKILVKYKLNKQIYDLIVQYKNAGYHIVLFSGSYSFIVEEVMKLINADAFYASSLKIKDNVVTGKYDKDILLKKKEIFKKEYKQYSDLVVVTDNKTDLDLIEIATKGFIVSKKKNKNFWLSKKLNHIELLEV from the coding sequence TTGAAGATCGCACTATTTGATGTTTGTGGGACGATATTTCATTCTAATACTACTTTTGATTTTTTAGAATACTATCTAAAAAATAATAAAACATTTCGTGTATTTAACAAAATAAGGAAGAGTATTATTCTAAAGATTACTAATCATTTAATTTATAAACTTACTAAAATAGATTTAATGAGGTTAATTGCAACCAGGTTTTTAAATGGTAGCTCGCTTGAAGATATTCAAAAGGCTAGCAAAGAATTTGTTAAGATATTAGTAAAATATAAATTGAATAAGCAGATATATGATTTGATTGTGCAATATAAAAATGCAGGATATCATATTGTTTTATTCTCGGGCTCATATTCATTCATAGTTGAAGAAGTGATGAAACTAATAAATGCAGATGCATTTTATGCTTCATCACTCAAAATTAAGGACAATGTGGTAACGGGCAAGTATGATAAAGATATTTTACTCAAAAAGAAAGAGATATTCAAAAAGGAATACAAACAATACTCGGATTTAGTTGTTGTCACTGATAATAAAACAGATTTAGATCTTATAGAGATTGCTACAAAGGGATTCATTGTTTCAAAAAAGAAAAACAAAAATTTTTGGTTATCTAAGAAATTAAACCATATTGAACTTCTGGAGGTTTAA
- a CDS encoding glycosyltransferase family 2 protein produces MVTLDIVIVNWNSGLQLKDCLSSIIKTNKTGLSIDRVVVVDNNSQDESISSIIDLKKELPLEIIYNEENKGFGAACNQGALNSKADYLLFLNPDTMLFENSLINPLSFMEKPENKKIGIIGVQLLEEDGTVNRSCSKFPKAIHFVNKAFGLNRLAPNIFPTYKMETWDHNENRQVDQVLGAFFLVRRELFEKLNGFDERFFVYFEEVDFSYRAFKEGYYSYYLADAQVFHKGGGVSEQIKATRLFYSLRSRIQYSLKNHSLLNSIILIIVSLTVELFSRSCIAIAKGSLKQLKETLQGYSMLFSWLFSKVLKGGVN; encoded by the coding sequence ATGGTTACTTTGGATATAGTAATAGTAAATTGGAATAGTGGATTACAGCTTAAAGATTGTTTATCTTCTATCATTAAAACAAATAAAACTGGTCTTTCAATAGATAGAGTTGTTGTTGTTGATAATAATTCCCAGGATGAATCGATTAGCAGCATAATAGATTTAAAAAAAGAATTACCATTAGAAATTATATACAATGAAGAGAATAAGGGGTTTGGAGCCGCTTGTAATCAAGGAGCATTAAATAGTAAGGCTGATTATTTACTGTTTTTAAATCCAGATACAATGTTATTTGAAAATTCTTTAATAAATCCATTATCCTTTATGGAAAAACCAGAAAATAAAAAGATAGGTATTATAGGGGTTCAATTACTAGAAGAAGATGGTACCGTTAACCGTAGTTGTTCAAAGTTTCCTAAAGCAATACATTTTGTTAATAAAGCTTTTGGCTTAAATCGCTTAGCTCCTAATATTTTTCCTACTTATAAAATGGAAACATGGGATCATAATGAAAATCGGCAGGTTGATCAAGTTTTAGGGGCATTTTTCTTAGTCCGTCGAGAGCTATTTGAAAAATTAAATGGATTCGATGAAAGATTCTTTGTTTATTTCGAAGAAGTAGATTTTTCTTATAGAGCATTTAAAGAAGGTTATTATAGTTACTATTTAGCAGATGCCCAAGTTTTTCATAAGGGTGGTGGAGTATCCGAACAGATTAAAGCGACACGTTTATTTTACTCACTTAGAAGCAGAATTCAATACTCCCTTAAGAACCACTCATTATTGAATTCAATCATTTTAATTATTGTTTCTTTAACTGTTGAACTTTTCTCAAGATCATGTATTGCTATTGCAAAGGGCTCTTTAAAACAACTTAAAGAAACTTTACAGGGGTATTCTATGTTATTTAGTTGGTTGTTTTCAAAGGTTTTAAAGGGGGGAGTTAATTGA